GGGCAAACTGACCGGCGACGGCCTGGCCATTGGTGGCCTGATAATGGGCTATTTTGCCCTCATCCTTAGCGTTCTCTTTGCTTTGGGTATAGCAAGTGCAGTGTATATGGCCAACGACACCTGATCGGAGCCAGGGCCAGAAAGGATTATTTCACCGATCATTCATTGCCTTGTCTATTTTCCTGTCGGTCTTGTATTGGCTCAATGCATAGACCGACCAGATGGCTGCAGGTATCCAGCCAATCAGTGTGATTTGCAGGACCAGGCAAATAATCCCGGCGAAGGGCCGGCCAATGGTGAAGAACTGCAGCCAGGGCAGCAACAGAGCCAGTAGCAAACGCATACATCTCTCCTTGTCGTGATCAGATATTGAACTGCTGGCCGCATTCTAGCCCGACTTGTCTGCGGCTGGCACTGCGAAAGCCCTGCAACCCGAACAGCCTGTAACTGCTGGCGGCAGCGGAGAGCCCACTTTCCCTGTATATGGTTCTCCGTCTGCAACACGACTCCCGCAGTGTCAGCCAATGCCACCGAAAGGGATTAGTAACCAATGCGAGGGAGAGGTAAGCGACGGTTAAATAATCAATGGTAGTGCCTGGAGGCGTTGGCAATGCGTTGAGCCATGTCACTACCCTCACACTTGTCAGCAATATCGCCCACGGTCACCACACCAACAAAATCCTTGTTCTTATCGTTGTTCAGCACCACAAAACGTTGCACACCATTGTTTTGCATGCTCTGAAGAACCGTTTTCACGTCGTCATCCTGAAAACAGTACAGTACTTTGCTGCTCAGAATACTGCTGACACTCTCGTTGGGTGACTTGCCCTCAGCGACAGCTCGCACGGCAATATCGCGATCAGTAACGACACCCACAATCTTTCCCTTGTCAGCAACCGGAGTGAAGCCGCGTTGGTTGTCACGCATGCGCTGAGACGCTTCCAGGATACTGGCATTGGCATCGAGATATTCAGGTTTACCGGTCATCACATCTTTGACTTGCATAAGTCCTCCCCATTCGTTCCGAGGAAAATCAGTTCAGAGCGTGGCGTTTATGGCCAATATCTGACTCCCTGAACTCATCTCGACAGAGTCAGCGGCTAAAAGTTTCATATCCTTGAGTACCTGCAAGCAAGCGCATCCTCATGG
This sequence is a window from Halopseudomonas salegens. Protein-coding genes within it:
- a CDS encoding YqaE/Pmp3 family membrane protein, with translation MRLLLALLLPWLQFFTIGRPFAGIICLVLQITLIGWIPAAIWSVYALSQYKTDRKIDKAMNDR
- a CDS encoding CBS domain-containing protein produces the protein MQVKDVMTGKPEYLDANASILEASQRMRDNQRGFTPVADKGKIVGVVTDRDIAVRAVAEGKSPNESVSSILSSKVLYCFQDDDVKTVLQSMQNNGVQRFVVLNNDKNKDFVGVVTVGDIADKCEGSDMAQRIANASRHYH